The following are encoded together in the Chlorocebus sabaeus isolate Y175 chromosome 20, mChlSab1.0.hap1, whole genome shotgun sequence genome:
- the PDE4DIP gene encoding myomegalin produces the protein MQIPSRDGSTSLTAKEDASIPRSTLGDLDTVAGLEEELSNAKAELELMAKKERKSQLLLMLEGLVDERSRLNEALQAERQLYSSLVKFHAHPESSERDRTLQVELEGAQVLRSRLEEVLGRSLERLNRLETLAAIGGGELESVRIHHKHAY, from the exons ATGCAGATACCTTCCAGAGATGGCAGCACTTCACTGACTGCCAAAGAGGATGCCAGCATACCCAGATCCACATTAG GAGACTTGGACACAGTTGCAGGGCTGGAAGAAGAACTGAGTAATGCCAAAGCGGAACTTGAACTCAtggctaaaaaagaaagaaaaagtcaa ttGCTGCTGATGCTAGAAGGACTAGTAGATGAACGGAGTCGGCTCAATGAGGCCTTACAAGCAGAGAGACAGCTGTATAGCAGTCTGGTGAAGTTCCATGCCCATCCAGAGAG CTCTGAGAGAGACCGAACTCTGCAGGTGGAACTGGAAGGGGCTCAGGTGTTACGCAGTCGGCTAGAAGAAGTTCTTGGAAGAAGCTTGGAGCGCTTAAACAGGCTGGAGACCCTGGCCGCCATTGGAGGTGGGGAACTGGAAAGTGTGCGAATTCATCACAAGCATGCCTACTGA